The DNA sequence GGATATTTTAAAGAAGAAAAAGTTAACTTACAGAAAAGAGGGAGCTTTATGGCTTAAAACTTCAAAATATGGCGATACAGAAGATAGGGTTTTAATAAGGAGCAACAATCAACCAACTTATTTTTTATCCGATATTGCCTATCATATAGACAAAATAAAAAGAGGTTATAAAAAGATAGTTGATATTTGGGGAGCAGACCATCATGGCTATATTAAGAGAATGAAAGCCGCAATGCATATGTTAGGATATAAAGGAGAATTTGAAGTTTTGATTTCCCAAATTGTAAATTTAAAGGGCGGTGAGAAAATGTCAAAGAGAGCGGGTAATATTGTGTATCTTGAAGATTTAGTAAATGAAGTTGGGCTGGATGTTGCAAAATATTTTTATATTTCAAAGAGTTTATCTTCACAAATGGAATTTGATTTAAAGCTTGCAAAAGAACAGTCAGAAAAAAACCCGGTTTATTATATTCAGTATGCTTATGTAAGGGCGCAAAGCGTCATTAAAAAATCAAAAAAAGCAAAATTGAAGCTGGGATCAAAAAATTTAAAATTATTAAAACATAAAAGCGAGTTAAGGTTGATAAAAAAATTAATTAAATTTCCAGAAATTATTGAAGATACAGCAAATGACTATCAACTTCATCGTTTGACAGAATATGCGAGAGATTTAGCTTCAAATTTTAATCAATTTTACAGAGATTGTAAGGTTTTAGATGAAGAAAAAAAGCTGGCAGAAGTTCGTCTTTTTCTTGTTTTTGCCACGAAAATTGTGTTATCAAATTTGTTATCTTTAATGGGGATTTCTCGTCCGGAAAAAATGTAGTTTTGCCTTATTTTTACTAATCTTCTAGCATTTTGGAAGTGTCCCTTTTTGTGTTGAAAAAAGTCAAAAAATAAGCTAAAATGAACAAAAGAAACCTGATAAAGGTTTATTTATTTAACAAATAATTTATGCCTAAAAAAGCAGAAAAAGCAATAAAAAAAACGACTGGCAAGACGAAGGATAAAAAAGATAAAAAGCCAGGATATGTCGCAAAAGATATATATGTTCTTGAAGGTCTTGAACCAGTACGAAAAAGGCCTGGAATGTATATTGGTTCGACCGGCTCTCGTGGACTGCACCACTTAATTTTTGAATGTTGTGACAACTCTATAGATGAGGCAATGATGGGACATGCAAGCGAGATGGAAGTTGTTTTATTGCCTGACAATAAAGTTTCAATCGCAGATAACGGACGAGGTATTCCTGTCGACAAACATCCTCAAACAAAAAAATCCGCACTTGAGACTGTAATGACATATCTACACGCTGGTGGAAAGTTTGGAGGTAAGGTATATAAAGCAACAGGAGGATTGCATGGTGTTGGAGTTTCTGTTGTTTGTGCTCTTTCAAAATATGTGAAAGCAGAGGTTTGTCGTGATGGTAAAAAATACGAACAGGAATATGTAAGGGGTAAACCAAAGTGCAAGGTTAAAATGGTTGGTAAATGCAAAAAGACTGGAACTAAAATTACTTTTGAACCAGATCCTGAAATTTTTGAAAAAATAGATTTTTCTTGGAAGAAAGTATTAAACCATTTAAGAGAACAAGCATATCTTGTGCCAGGTCTTAAAATAAGGATTGAGGACAAAAGGAAAAAACCAGAGAAAAAATATGTATTTTATTTTGAAGGAGGCATAAGGTCGTTGCTTGATTATTTAATGGACGGAGATAAAAAAATACAAGAAAATATTTTTTATATACAGAAAGAGGCAGAGGATATTAAAGTAGAGATAGCTTTTGCTTATGGGGACGCAATTGAAATAGAAGAAGTTTCTTACGCAAATAATATTTCAACTCCTGAAGGGGGCATGCATCTTACTGGCTTTAGATCAGCACTTACCAGGAGTCTTCAGAGCTGGGGCAAACAACAAAAACTTTTAAATGATAAAGAGAAACTCGAAGGTGATGATATAAGAGAGGGGCTTAATGCAATTATTTCTGTTAAGGTACCGGATCCCCAGTTTGAAGGACAAACAAAACAAAAATTAGGAAATCCAGAAGCGAGGTCAGCGGTTGAGGGCGTGGTTTGTGATGCTCTCCCTGATTTTCTTGAGAGAAATCCTCGCGACGGAAGAGCAATCATTGGAAAATGTCTTTTGGCTGCAAAATCAAGAAAGGCAGCAAAAGCGGCAAAAGAATCTGTTTTACGAAAGGGAATAATGGACGGCCTTACGTTACCCGGCAAACTTACCGATTGTTCTTCTCGTGATCCCGCAGAGTCAGAAATTTTTATAGTTGAGGGTGAATCTGCTGGCGGATCTTCAAGGCAGGGAAGAGATAGAAGGTTTCAGGCAATATTACCTTTACGTGGTAAGATTTTAAACGTTGAGAGGGTTCATTTAAACAGGCTTTTATCTTCAGAGGAGATTAAATCATTAATTATTTCCTTAGGAACTGCTGTTGCTGATGATTTTGATATTTCCAAATTAAGGTATCATAAAATCGTTATAATGACAGACGCAGATACTGATGGTTCTCATATTAGGACGCTTCTTTTAACGCTTTTTTTCAGGTATTTTAAAGACATTATTGAAAAAGGATATCTTTATATTGCACAGCCTCCATTATATCGCATTCAAATAGGCAAAGAGATAAAATATGCCTATACAGAAGAAGAAAAAGAGAAAATTTTGAGTAAAATAAAAAGCCCATTTTCTCTTCAGCGTTATAAGGGTCTTGGAGAAATGAATCCAGATCAGCTTTGGGAAACCACGATGGATCCCGAAAATAGAATTTTAAAGAAGGTTGAAGTTGAAGACGCAAAAGAAGCAGATAGGGTTTTTGATATTTTAATGGGTAAAGAAGTTTTGCCTCGAAAGAAATTCATTCAGACTTATGCAAAGGAAGTAAGAAATTTGGATATATAACATTTTGAAAATCAAATTTCAAATTTCAAAATGCAAAATCACAATTCAAAATTTAAAGATAACAACAGATCTTCCTTTACCCTCCTTGAACTTCTTGTAGTAATTGCAATAATAGCAATCCTGGCAGGAGTTGTAATAGCCTCTGTAGTAGATTTACGCCAAAGAGCAAAAGAATCCAAAGGAATGCAGTTTTCTCAGAACATACGCACAACTCTCTCAAATGAACTTGTAGGAGAGTGGAAGTTTGATGAGGAAACTAATCCGGGGAAGGATTCAAGTGGGTACAATCATCATGGCGTAGTTTATACTGGATTATTTCCTGGTGGGGCGGTTTGCAATGATTATCCCGATCCTTCTGATCCAAGTTGCCCCGTTTGGATTTCTAATGGAAAAGTTGGAGGAGCTTTACAGTTTGATGGAGTCGATGATTCTGTAAGAGTAACGGGAGATACAATCCTTAATCTTTCAAAAGGGACTATAGAGGCGTGGTTTAGGATTAGTTCAATGAGCGGAGGAATTTCCTTTGCAAACAGTGGGAGTTGGGCCGATGAAAGATTTGTTATACATCTTGGCCATGTTGTAAATGGAAAGATTAAATTTACAATCGCGAATGGTAGTGGCTATATTCTTATGAATAGCTTAACGACCCCTTCAATGGGTCAATGGTACCACGTGGTGGTAACTTTTAATGGTTCAAAAAAGAGTATTTATATAAATGGTCAATTAGATAATGAACAGAATACTACACTTGTCCCAAGCACACAAAATGTACCATTTTTTATCGGGATGACGCGAGGTCTTGCACCAGATTACTTTTCAGGGGCGATT is a window from the Candidatus Paceibacterota bacterium genome containing:
- the gyrB gene encoding DNA topoisomerase (ATP-hydrolyzing) subunit B; amino-acid sequence: MPKKAEKAIKKTTGKTKDKKDKKPGYVAKDIYVLEGLEPVRKRPGMYIGSTGSRGLHHLIFECCDNSIDEAMMGHASEMEVVLLPDNKVSIADNGRGIPVDKHPQTKKSALETVMTYLHAGGKFGGKVYKATGGLHGVGVSVVCALSKYVKAEVCRDGKKYEQEYVRGKPKCKVKMVGKCKKTGTKITFEPDPEIFEKIDFSWKKVLNHLREQAYLVPGLKIRIEDKRKKPEKKYVFYFEGGIRSLLDYLMDGDKKIQENIFYIQKEAEDIKVEIAFAYGDAIEIEEVSYANNISTPEGGMHLTGFRSALTRSLQSWGKQQKLLNDKEKLEGDDIREGLNAIISVKVPDPQFEGQTKQKLGNPEARSAVEGVVCDALPDFLERNPRDGRAIIGKCLLAAKSRKAAKAAKESVLRKGIMDGLTLPGKLTDCSSRDPAESEIFIVEGESAGGSSRQGRDRRFQAILPLRGKILNVERVHLNRLLSSEEIKSLIISLGTAVADDFDISKLRYHKIVIMTDADTDGSHIRTLLLTLFFRYFKDIIEKGYLYIAQPPLYRIQIGKEIKYAYTEEEKEKILSKIKSPFSLQRYKGLGEMNPDQLWETTMDPENRILKKVEVEDAKEADRVFDILMGKEVLPRKKFIQTYAKEVRNLDI
- a CDS encoding prepilin-type N-terminal cleavage/methylation domain-containing protein, with translation MQNHNSKFKDNNRSSFTLLELLVVIAIIAILAGVVIASVVDLRQRAKESKGMQFSQNIRTTLSNELVGEWKFDEETNPGKDSSGYNHHGVVYTGLFPGGAVCNDYPDPSDPSCPVWISNGKVGGALQFDGVDDSVRVTGDTILNLSKGTIEAWFRISSMSGGISFANSGSWADERFVIHLGHVVNGKIKFTIANGSGYILMNSLTTPSMGQWYHVVVTFNGSKKSIYINGQLDNEQNTTLVPSTQNVPFFIGMTRGLAPDYFSGAIDEVRVYARELTAREIKQFYAEGLPRHLADNDK